In the Rhizobium sp. CB3090 genome, one interval contains:
- a CDS encoding OmpP1/FadL family transporter has translation MAFRIALRGAFAFIIGSSFASAAFAGGLDRAGYDIDLLFDKGRYVFESGVTYVMPDRKLKNAKDINSVDGNLNGRPHSADATENYAVPYIGFKIGITDDIDCMADYSEPFGAHTNPGLNWAGANNEIETKVRTHNYAATCSYKFDAGPGQLRLIGGGFYQEVSGYKSRLVSVVPAPFSAVYDGVGSLDVDGHGWGWRAGLAYEIPEYALRTSLVYNSRVKYDNLKGTVDLTELPPVRAFFGKATSVFGSADAPDSLEWKMQTGIAPDWLAFGSVKWTNWSVLQSIALCPTSTRGISCHTGGATELTSLDLLYQDGWTITGGIGHKFNDQWSGALSLSWDRGTSQGYGLSTDTWTLGAGVSYKPTEHVEFTFAGALGLLTSGKSGEITSNGITYGDDATYSFGNDLVAALSTSMKVRF, from the coding sequence CCGCTTTTGCGGGCGGGCTTGATCGTGCCGGCTACGATATCGACCTCCTTTTCGATAAGGGGCGTTACGTTTTCGAGTCCGGTGTAACCTATGTGATGCCTGATCGTAAGCTGAAGAATGCAAAGGATATCAATTCGGTCGATGGCAACCTCAACGGCCGCCCGCATTCGGCCGATGCCACGGAAAATTACGCTGTACCATATATCGGTTTCAAGATCGGCATTACCGACGACATCGATTGCATGGCCGATTATTCCGAGCCGTTCGGCGCTCACACCAATCCGGGCTTGAATTGGGCCGGCGCCAACAATGAGATCGAAACCAAGGTGCGCACCCATAATTATGCGGCGACCTGCTCCTACAAGTTCGATGCCGGTCCGGGCCAGCTGCGCCTGATCGGCGGCGGCTTCTATCAGGAAGTCAGCGGCTACAAGTCGCGCCTGGTTTCCGTTGTCCCCGCTCCGTTTTCCGCTGTCTATGATGGTGTCGGCTCGCTGGATGTCGATGGCCATGGCTGGGGCTGGCGCGCCGGTCTTGCCTATGAGATCCCTGAATACGCCCTCCGTACCAGCCTCGTTTACAACAGCCGGGTCAAATACGATAATCTCAAGGGCACCGTCGACCTGACGGAACTGCCGCCGGTCCGCGCGTTCTTCGGCAAAGCCACCTCCGTCTTCGGTTCGGCCGATGCGCCGGACTCGCTGGAATGGAAGATGCAGACCGGCATCGCGCCGGACTGGCTGGCCTTCGGTTCGGTCAAATGGACCAACTGGAGCGTTCTGCAGAGCATTGCGCTTTGCCCGACCTCGACGCGGGGCATATCCTGCCATACGGGTGGTGCGACCGAACTCACCTCCCTCGATCTGCTCTATCAGGACGGCTGGACGATTACCGGCGGCATCGGACACAAGTTCAATGACCAATGGAGCGGCGCGCTCAGCTTGAGCTGGGATCGCGGCACCAGTCAGGGTTACGGCCTGAGCACGGACACCTGGACGCTCGGCGCCGGCGTTTCCTACAAGCCGACTGAGCATGTCGAATTCACCTTCGCTGGTGCTCTCGGCCTGCTGACCAGCGGCAAATCCGGCGAGATCACCTCCAACGGCATCACCTATGGCGATGACGCGACCTACAGCTTCGGCAACGATTTGGTCGCTGCGCTGTCGACGTCGATGAAGGTCAGATTCTGA